The following are encoded together in the Bubalus bubalis isolate 160015118507 breed Murrah chromosome 14, NDDB_SH_1, whole genome shotgun sequence genome:
- the STK35 gene encoding serine/threonine-protein kinase 35, translating into MGHQEPPLARLRAGRAAYIKRLRKGLSWREHVESRGSPDAQLSLESTAAITRAVAGAVARPTRAAASRAAPYPRQPCPGADHPQPGALGGKRAARKWKGAGQVTIQGPALPRPGAGRRDEAGGSRAAPLLLPPPPAAMETGEEDGARRGTQSPERKRRSPVPRALSAKLRPAAAAQAMDPVAAEAPGEAYLARRRPEGGGGSARPRYSLLAEIGRGSYGVVYEAVAGRSGARVAVKKIRCDAPENVELALAEFWALTSLKRRHQNVVQFEECVLQRNGLAQRMSHGNKSSQLYLRLVETSLKGERILGYAEEPCYLWFVMEFCEGGDLNQYVLSRRPDPATNKSFMLQLTSAIAFLHKNHIVHRDLKPDNILITERSGTPILKVADFGLSKVCAGLAPRGKEGNPDNKNVNVNKYWLSSACGSDFYMAPEVWEGHYTAKADIFALGIIIWAMIERITFIDSETKKELLGTYIKQGTEIVPVGEALLENPKMELHIPQKRRTSMSEGIKQLLKDMLAANPQDRPDAFELETRMDQVTCAA; encoded by the exons ATGGGCCACCAGGAGCCTCCGCTGGCCCGACTGAGGGCCGGACGTGCGGCTTATATAAAAAGGTTACGTAAAGGGCTCAGCTGGCGCGAACACGTGGAGAGCCGCGGGAGCCCGGACGCCCAGCTGTCCCTCGAGAGCACTGCTGCCATCACTCGTGCAGTAGCAGGCGCCGTCGCACGCCCGACTCGGGCCGCGGCCTCCCGCGCCGCTCCGTACCCGAGGCAGCCCTGTCCAGGGGCGGACCATCCCCAACCGGGGGCCTTAGGAGGGAAACGCGCTGCCCGGAAGTGGAAGGGCGCCGGCCAG GTCACAATCCAAGGTCCCGCTCTTCCGCGTCCCGGGGCCGGACGGAGGGATGAGGCAGGGGGGTCCCGGGCAGCACCGTTGCTGCTCCCCCCGCCGCCCGCAGCCATGGAAACGGGGGAGGAGGACGGCGCTCGCAGAGGTACACAAAGCCCCGAGCGGAAAAGGCGAAGCCCAGTGCCGCGGGCGCTCAGCGCGAAGCTGaggccggcggcggcggcccaGGCCATGGATCCGGTGGCGGCCGAGGCCCCGGGCGAGGCCTACCTGGCGCGGCGGCGGCCAGAGGGCGGCGGCGGGTCGGCGCGGCCGCGCTACAGCCTGTTGGCGGAGATCGGGCGCGGCAGCTACGGCGTGGTGTACGAGGCAGTGGCCGGGCGCAGCGGGGCCCGGGTGGCGGTCAAGAAGATCCGCTGCGACGCCCCCGAGAACGTGGAGCTGGCGCTGGCCGAATTCTGGGCCCTGACCAGCCTCAAGCGGCGCCACCAGAATGTCGTGCAGTTTGAAGAGTGCGTCCTGCAGCGCAACGGGCTCGCCCAGCGCATGAGCCACGGCAACAAGAGCTCGCAGCTTTACCTGCGCCTGGTGGAGACCTCGCTCAAAG GAGAAAGGATCCTGGGTTATGCTGAGGAACCCTGCTATCTCTGGTTTGTCATGGAGTTCTGTGAAGGTGGAGACCTGAATCAGTATGTCCTGTCCCGGAGGCCGGACCCAGCCACCAACAAGAGCTTCATGCTGCAGCTCACAAGCGCCATTGCCTTCCTGCACAAAAACCACATCGTGCACAGGGACCTAAAGCCAGACAACATCCTCATCACAGAGCGGTCTGGCACCCCCATCCTCAAGGTGGCAGACTTTGGACTAAGCAAGGTCTGTGCTGGTCTGGCCCCCCGAGGTAAAGAGGGCAATCCAGACAACAAAAATGTGAATGTGAATAAATACTGGCTGTCCTCAGCCTGTGGCTCAGACTTCTACATGGCCCCTGAAGTCTGGGAGGGACACTACACAGCCAAGGCTGACATCTTTGCCCTGGGCATTATCATCTGGGCAATGATAGAAAGAATCACTTTCATTGACTCTGAGACCAAGAAGGAGCTCCTGGGGACCTATATCAAACAGGGGACTGAGATCGTCCCTGTTGGTGAGGCGCTGCTAGAAAACCCAAAGATGGAGTTGCACATCCCCCAGAAACGCAGGACTTCCATGTCTGAGGGGATCAAGCAGCTCTTGAAAGATATGTTAGCTGCTAACCCACAGGACCGGCctgatgcctttgaacttgaAACCAGAATGGACCAGGTCACATGTGCTGCTTAA